A window of the Chroogloeocystis siderophila 5.2 s.c.1 genome harbors these coding sequences:
- a CDS encoding glycosyltransferase 61 family protein, protein MCFENLYLKTESRRGKATNEDEVIAASTLYGFKAYTIENLSFAKQVRLFSQAETVVPTHGTGLTNIIFAQNLTVVARFTRFICYS, encoded by the coding sequence ATTTGCTTCGAGAATTTATATCTCAAGACCGAAAGCCGTAGGGGGAAAGCAACAAATGAAGATGAAGTCATCGCAGCTTCGACTCTTTATGGATTTAAAGCTTACACCATAGAAAACTTAAGCTTTGCTAAACAGGTGAGATTATTTTCACAAGCGGAAACTGTTGTACCAACTCATGGTACTGGTTTAACCAATATAATATTTGCACAAAATCTAACTGTAGTTGCTCGATTCACTCGATTCATTTGTTACTCCTAA
- a CDS encoding glycosyltransferase family 61 protein translates to MQAIIYAIKKKILVGRLKAISIVAKYTLRQWLFKPLTKIVGLKILAQEDVLAEKDKYQVWEFGFPETVIADEIRESTDEIPQLIHSHTGVINFGKPFVFTVTNAQLVGPAVVGFDEPGNLIAETFPGIGNIKKYLPTRTLLFKSLPRIKVPQLETAYSLVNWRSQNYYHWVTDCLIRLKGLEHYREQTGNKPLLIIQANPLKWQVESLRLLGYEPENCIQWKVPRVEVKHLVVASAQRERRTPSPAACVWLREQMLSHLPAIDSEQNFASRIYISRANAVGRKVANEDEVLAALTPYGFKAYILENLSFADQVRLFSQAEIVVATHGAGLTNMIFGKNLTVIELFDSFLTPDYFLLAKALGFNYKFLTSGKKTQFQYSKKFNAVSVDIAKLQALLTKLLDTSDFWNVTQDRQPVNTIS, encoded by the coding sequence ATGCAGGCAATTATCTACGCTATCAAAAAGAAGATTTTAGTGGGTCGATTGAAAGCAATTTCTATAGTGGCTAAGTACACGCTACGCCAATGGTTGTTTAAGCCCCTGACAAAAATAGTCGGCTTAAAAATTCTTGCTCAAGAAGATGTTTTAGCAGAAAAAGACAAATATCAAGTTTGGGAATTTGGTTTTCCAGAAACAGTTATCGCTGATGAAATACGTGAAAGTACAGATGAGATTCCTCAACTCATCCACAGTCATACTGGCGTTATTAATTTTGGCAAACCCTTCGTCTTTACAGTAACGAACGCTCAGCTTGTAGGTCCAGCAGTAGTTGGGTTTGATGAACCAGGAAATCTGATTGCAGAGACATTTCCTGGTATTGGTAACATCAAAAAATATTTACCAACGCGAACTTTGTTATTCAAAAGCTTACCTCGAATCAAAGTTCCGCAGTTAGAAACAGCATATTCGTTGGTTAATTGGAGGTCTCAAAACTACTATCATTGGGTAACCGATTGTTTGATTCGTTTAAAGGGACTAGAACACTACCGCGAACAAACCGGAAACAAACCGTTACTCATTATTCAAGCAAATCCACTGAAATGGCAAGTAGAATCACTGAGACTTTTAGGGTATGAGCCAGAGAATTGTATTCAATGGAAAGTACCAAGAGTAGAAGTCAAGCACTTAGTCGTTGCATCTGCGCAACGCGAACGGCGAACACCTTCTCCCGCAGCGTGTGTATGGCTGCGCGAACAGATGCTAAGTCATCTACCTGCGATTGATAGCGAACAAAATTTTGCCTCAAGAATCTACATTTCAAGAGCCAACGCAGTCGGTAGAAAAGTCGCTAATGAAGATGAGGTTTTAGCAGCTTTGACTCCTTATGGTTTTAAAGCCTACATACTGGAAAACTTGAGCTTCGCCGATCAAGTGAGGCTATTTTCACAAGCAGAAATCGTTGTAGCGACTCACGGTGCTGGTTTAACCAATATGATATTTGGCAAGAACTTGACCGTAATCGAGCTTTTTGATTCATTTTTGACGCCAGATTATTTTCTACTTGCAAAAGCGTTAGGTTTTAACTACAAATTCCTAACATCTGGGAAAAAAACGCAGTTTCAGTACAGTAAGAAGTTTAATGCAGTATCAGTTGATATCGCGAAATTGCAGGCACTACTTACCAAGCTTCTTGATACTTCTGATTTCTGGAATGTTACTCAAGATCGCCAACCTGTGAATACGATTTCTTGA
- a CDS encoding NAD-dependent epimerase/dehydratase family protein — protein sequence MNVLVTGTEGYIGSLLAPMLIQRGHKVLGVDTGFYKVGWLYNGTEYTAKTYNKDIRRITPEDLQDVDAVVHMAELSNDPTGQLAPNITYDINHKGSVRLAELAKAAGVRRFVYMSSCSVYGVATGNDVTEESAVNPQTAYAECKTLVERDVQAMADDSFSPTFMRNATAFGASPRMRFDIVLNNLAGLAWTTKEIKMTSDGTPWRPLVHVLDICKAIACVLEAPRDIIHNQIFNVGDSANNYRVREIAEIVADVFPGCQLSFGDNGSDNRSYRVSFEKINKTLPGFKCDWNALSGAQQLFNYFTLIDMSTETFLFRGFTRLKQLEHLINTQQIDENFFWTY from the coding sequence ATGAACGTACTTGTTACCGGAACAGAAGGCTACATCGGCTCGTTACTTGCTCCTATGCTGATTCAACGCGGACATAAAGTATTAGGGGTAGACACTGGTTTTTACAAAGTTGGTTGGCTATACAACGGTACTGAATACACTGCCAAAACCTACAACAAAGATATTCGACGCATTACCCCAGAAGATCTTCAAGATGTTGATGCTGTGGTACATATGGCAGAACTCTCAAACGATCCCACCGGACAACTTGCTCCCAATATTACCTACGACATCAATCACAAAGGTTCGGTACGCTTGGCAGAACTCGCAAAAGCCGCAGGTGTACGCCGCTTTGTCTATATGTCTTCTTGCAGTGTATACGGTGTCGCCACTGGCAATGATGTCACTGAAGAATCTGCCGTAAATCCGCAAACAGCTTACGCCGAATGTAAAACGCTAGTCGAGCGTGACGTTCAGGCAATGGCAGATGATAGTTTTTCTCCTACTTTCATGCGTAATGCTACCGCGTTTGGCGCTTCTCCTAGAATGCGTTTTGATATTGTGTTGAATAACTTGGCAGGTCTTGCTTGGACAACCAAAGAAATAAAAATGACGAGCGATGGTACTCCTTGGCGTCCATTGGTTCATGTCCTCGATATTTGCAAAGCGATCGCCTGTGTGTTAGAAGCACCGCGCGATATTATTCACAATCAAATCTTTAACGTAGGAGATAGCGCGAATAACTATCGAGTCCGCGAAATTGCTGAAATTGTTGCTGATGTCTTTCCAGGTTGCCAATTGAGTTTTGGTGATAACGGTTCAGATAACCGCAGCTATCGCGTTTCGTTTGAGAAGATTAACAAAACACTGCCAGGATTTAAATGCGACTGGAATGCTTTATCCGGCGCACAGCAGTTGTTTAACTATTTCACGCTGATTGATATGTCAACAGAAACCTTCTTATTTAGAGGATTCACGCGTCTCAAACAACTTGAGCATCTCATCAACACGCAGCAAATTGACGAAAACTTCTTCTGGACTTACTAA
- a CDS encoding GDSL-type esterase/lipase family protein, whose protein sequence is MSEIRVEAENMTLTGFRLETNTAASGGQIISLVGGELSEVGSARFTFDGPSGSYNIVVRYFDETDGVSHLEVGKSGLTIDGWYFNQNLGSALANTRTQVRRAIASGLTVKTGDIFRLYATENNGEPARIDYIEFTPVVAPATTSTIINGTNANDRLVGNARNNTLNGFAGNDILDGRGGHNKLNGGSGIDTADYSQATNGIIANFNTGTVLKPVFGTTTPKVMPLGDSITAGQHAVQPTPGTYRIQLWKNLRADNLSVDFVGSQFNGPPSLGDKNHEGHGGWTINQIAGLVDQGSIKTYQPQIVLLMIGTNDVLRGHSLNTITGDLSNLIDRISQDSSNTRIFVSSIAPIDPAIRGTTRANLAKSFNALLSDFVSEKVAQGKKVTYVNAGGSLDLTELVPDGVHPNVSGYNKIGNAWYDTLVKRDTLTGIENVIGSRFADKLIGNSEHNTLKGGLGSDTLTGGGGADNFFYKAPNEGGDIITDFGFDDRFTFSADGFGGGLVRGIKLSTIAADTGVFVNGANPTPLGSSANFLYNTNTGVLRFDRDGVGVESSAVTIATLLGTPSLSASQFYIS, encoded by the coding sequence GTGTCGGAAATAAGAGTCGAAGCTGAAAATATGACTCTGACAGGGTTTCGTTTAGAAACGAATACTGCTGCTTCAGGGGGACAAATTATTAGTTTAGTGGGAGGTGAACTTTCAGAAGTTGGTAGCGCCAGATTTACATTTGACGGTCCTTCTGGTTCGTACAACATTGTCGTGCGTTACTTTGATGAAACTGACGGAGTGAGTCATCTCGAAGTTGGCAAATCAGGGTTAACAATCGATGGTTGGTATTTCAACCAAAATCTCGGTAGCGCTTTGGCCAATACCCGAACACAAGTACGGCGTGCGATCGCGAGTGGGTTGACAGTCAAAACTGGAGACATCTTTAGGCTTTACGCAACTGAGAACAATGGCGAACCTGCTAGGATAGATTACATCGAATTCACACCTGTTGTAGCACCTGCGACTACGTCAACAATTATCAATGGGACAAACGCAAACGACCGATTAGTAGGCAATGCCAGAAACAACACGCTCAACGGGTTTGCTGGTAACGACATTCTCGATGGTCGAGGAGGTCATAATAAACTCAATGGTGGTAGCGGGATAGATACCGCGGATTACAGCCAAGCCACCAATGGAATTATTGCCAACTTCAATACAGGAACTGTGCTAAAACCTGTATTTGGCACAACGACACCGAAGGTCATGCCTTTAGGTGACTCAATTACCGCAGGACAGCACGCGGTTCAGCCAACTCCAGGAACTTATCGGATTCAGCTATGGAAAAACCTGCGTGCAGATAACTTAAGCGTAGATTTTGTTGGTTCGCAGTTCAATGGCCCTCCTAGCCTAGGAGACAAAAACCATGAGGGACACGGCGGCTGGACAATCAATCAAATCGCTGGCTTAGTGGATCAGGGAAGTATCAAGACATATCAGCCGCAAATAGTCTTGCTAATGATTGGCACCAATGATGTACTTCGTGGTCATTCGCTGAACACGATAACTGGTGATTTGAGCAATCTTATTGACCGCATTAGTCAAGATTCGAGTAATACGCGCATTTTTGTTTCCTCGATCGCTCCGATCGACCCTGCAATCAGAGGAACAACAAGAGCAAATTTAGCGAAAAGCTTCAACGCCTTGCTGTCTGATTTTGTCAGCGAGAAAGTTGCCCAAGGTAAAAAGGTAACGTATGTGAATGCGGGAGGCAGTCTCGACCTGACAGAGCTAGTACCGGATGGCGTTCACCCTAATGTTAGTGGATATAACAAAATAGGAAATGCATGGTATGACACGCTTGTCAAGCGCGACACGCTAACAGGTATTGAAAATGTTATTGGTTCTAGATTTGCCGACAAATTAATCGGAAATTCAGAGCACAATACGCTCAAAGGTGGTCTTGGAAGTGACACACTAACTGGTGGTGGTGGGGCAGATAATTTCTTTTATAAAGCGCCAAATGAGGGTGGTGATATTATCACCGATTTTGGTTTTGACGATCGCTTTACATTTTCGGCTGACGGCTTTGGTGGGGGGTTAGTTCGCGGTATCAAGCTAAGTACAATAGCTGCTGATACGGGAGTGTTTGTCAATGGTGCTAATCCTACTCCTCTTGGAAGTAGTGCTAACTTCTTGTACAACACTAACACCGGCGTCCTCAGGTTCGACCGCGATGGTGTTGGTGTTGAAAGTTCAGCCGTAACAATTGCAACTCTTCTAGGGACACCCTCGCTGAGTGCCAGCCAATTCTATATTTCCTAA
- a CDS encoding FAD-dependent oxidoreductase — MIIDARTLPENTIIETEVCIIGAGPAGLTLAHELSGQNFRVCLLESGGTEPNQEIQSFCEGNITQELSQDLSEARCRQLGGAANLWNDRTGQNHVCARLLPLDAIDFEKRDWLPYSGWPFSKSHLDPFYERAQHLYRLRPFAYDAEDWESNQTPRLPLASDRIKSTVYQFGARNVFTHEIRHEIKQSKNLTTYLNANVLEIETNDAKTINSVRVGCLHGHQFRVGAKIFILAMGGIENARLLLLSNKTQNVGLGNHNDLVGRFFMEHPYLRLGMFTPTNRQLFKSAALYDIHWKNNLLIMGKLTLSEELKRRQQLLNSCLLLFPKPKAYESKAVNSLKSLLASSRKAKISKDTLGHLSNVISGMNDAISFVYGNVFKLPEFSYNPAQGGWSRLKGNYKKFSSFEVRISAEQAPNPNVRVTLSQERDRFGLRKINPISWHWSDIDIHSIVQTEKIFQEEIVRANLGQYRSLTELDKGTRPECVGGNHHMGTTRMHPNPKQGVVDENCRIHGTSNLFVAGSSVFPTGGCANPTLTIIALAIRLAEQVKKMMASNAVTTLQRQLN, encoded by the coding sequence ATGATCATCGACGCCCGCACATTACCAGAAAATACAATCATCGAGACCGAAGTTTGCATCATCGGTGCTGGTCCAGCAGGACTGACACTAGCACACGAATTGAGCGGACAGAACTTTCGAGTTTGCCTGCTAGAAAGTGGGGGGACCGAGCCTAATCAAGAAATTCAATCGTTTTGCGAGGGCAATATTACACAAGAACTCTCACAAGATTTGAGTGAGGCACGTTGTCGTCAGCTAGGTGGAGCCGCAAACTTATGGAACGATCGCACGGGGCAAAACCATGTTTGTGCAAGGCTTTTGCCTCTCGATGCAATCGATTTTGAAAAACGCGATTGGTTACCTTATAGTGGCTGGCCTTTTAGCAAGTCACACCTCGATCCATTTTACGAACGCGCGCAACATCTTTATCGGCTGCGACCGTTTGCTTATGATGCTGAGGACTGGGAATCGAACCAAACTCCTCGGCTACCTTTGGCGAGCGATCGCATCAAGTCTACTGTATATCAGTTTGGAGCACGCAACGTTTTTACGCACGAAATTCGTCATGAAATTAAACAGTCAAAAAACCTCACTACTTACCTCAATGCCAATGTCTTAGAAATCGAAACTAATGATGCTAAGACTATAAACTCCGTTCGCGTAGGCTGCTTGCACGGTCATCAATTTCGGGTAGGTGCCAAAATATTTATTTTAGCTATGGGTGGTATTGAAAATGCCCGTCTATTACTGTTATCAAACAAAACCCAAAACGTTGGTCTAGGTAATCACAACGATCTCGTTGGTAGATTTTTTATGGAACATCCATATCTACGTTTGGGCATGTTTACTCCTACCAATAGACAACTTTTCAAATCAGCAGCTTTATATGATATACACTGGAAAAACAACTTATTGATAATGGGAAAGCTTACGCTTAGTGAAGAATTGAAGCGGCGTCAACAGTTACTAAACAGTTGTTTGCTGCTTTTCCCAAAACCAAAAGCTTATGAATCAAAAGCTGTAAATTCATTAAAGAGTTTGCTCGCATCAAGCCGTAAGGCAAAAATCTCAAAAGATACTTTGGGACATTTAAGTAATGTGATAAGTGGGATGAATGACGCTATATCTTTTGTTTACGGAAATGTATTTAAATTACCAGAATTCAGTTACAATCCTGCTCAGGGAGGTTGGTCGCGTTTAAAAGGAAATTACAAAAAATTTAGCTCGTTTGAGGTAAGAATCAGTGCTGAACAAGCTCCAAATCCAAATGTTCGAGTTACTCTAAGTCAAGAGCGTGATCGCTTTGGGTTAAGAAAAATTAATCCAATTTCCTGGCATTGGAGTGATATCGATATCCACAGCATTGTGCAAACAGAAAAGATTTTTCAAGAAGAAATTGTTCGCGCTAACTTAGGTCAATATCGCTCGCTAACCGAACTGGATAAAGGTACGAGGCCTGAATGTGTTGGTGGCAATCATCACATGGGGACAACGCGTATGCATCCCAACCCTAAACAAGGTGTTGTCGATGAAAATTGTCGCATTCATGGTACCTCAAATTTATTTGTAGCAGGTAGTTCTGTTTTTCCTACAGGAGGTTGCGCTAATCCGACACTGACAATTATTGCTCTAGCTATTCGTTTAGCAGAGCAAGTGAAGAAAATGATGGCATCAAATGCAGTGACAACCTTACAGCGGCAACTAAACTAA